A single Deltaproteobacteria bacterium DNA region contains:
- a CDS encoding HD domain-containing protein, whose protein sequence is MKFFVLTRKNPKLKQLVHQINEDAELFQLWKCANVNAVDRGGISDHGEIHIRIVANAALKMLRLLAKGGISPSVVKDHGLKQEDGELIVVLAACLHDIGIAVHRSHHEQYSLFLAYSKARQLLKDIYEEPDLTTITSEVLHAIVSHAAGETCLTIEAGVLKVADALDMTEGRSRIPFETGRVNIHSISARAVDSVEIEKGLDRPVKLTISLANSAGIFQLDELLRHKLKNSSIADYVEITASIEGETERKILEIYKPQ, encoded by the coding sequence ATGAAATTCTTTGTCCTGACCCGGAAGAACCCGAAGCTGAAACAGCTGGTTCATCAAATCAACGAAGATGCGGAACTGTTTCAACTGTGGAAGTGCGCCAATGTGAATGCCGTGGATCGGGGCGGCATCAGCGACCATGGTGAAATCCATATCCGCATCGTGGCCAATGCCGCCTTGAAAATGCTTCGACTGCTGGCCAAGGGAGGCATCTCCCCCAGCGTGGTGAAAGATCACGGTCTGAAACAAGAGGATGGGGAGCTTATCGTGGTCCTTGCCGCATGCCTCCATGACATCGGAATCGCCGTGCACAGGTCCCATCACGAGCAATACAGCCTTTTCCTGGCCTATTCCAAGGCCCGTCAGCTCTTAAAGGACATCTATGAAGAGCCTGATCTCACCACCATCACCTCGGAGGTGTTGCACGCCATTGTCAGCCATGCCGCCGGGGAAACCTGTCTGACCATCGAAGCCGGAGTGCTCAAGGTGGCCGATGCCCTGGACATGACCGAAGGCCGTTCGCGCATCCCCTTTGAAACCGGCCGGGTCAACATTCATTCCATCTCGGCCCGGGCCGTGGATTCGGTGGAGATTGAAAAAGGCCTGGATCGTCCGGTAAAATTGACGATTTCCCTGGCCAATTCAGCGGGGATTTTTCAGCTGGATGAACTTCTGCGCCACAAACTCAAGAATTCCAGCATTGCCGATTATGTGGAAATTACGGCCAGCATCGAGGGCGAAACCGAGCGTAAAATTCTGGAAATTTATAAACCGCAATAA
- a CDS encoding FAD-dependent oxidoreductase, which yields MDYDVIIVGAGPAGIFAALTLADMGVPRVLLLERGKDLSLRRHHSVEDRLCGWGGAGAFSDGKLTLSREIGGVLGDFIGPRDLQGLLEHTDGMYVAHGAPDRIFGEDWVQVEALADQAKLADLELIPNRIRHIGTENCPIVLERFRASLAGRVEIRTQTGVRDILVDQGRVQGVRLVDGQCVHGRFVVVAPGRSGAPWMKKQAEALGLRTRSTSVDIGVRVELPAPVLKTITDATYESKLVHYSKTFDEKVRTFCMNPYGEVVTEENDGIISVNGHSYAEKRSENTNFAILVSSFFTEPFDDPIAYGRDIARLANLLGGGVIIQRLGDLLAGRRSTPKRIDRCLTKPTLSDATPGDLSFVFPYRHLLSIIEMLQALDRIAPGVYSRHTLLYGVEVKFYSNRADISAEMETAIHNLFVVGDGAGITRGLLQASASGTLAARAIGKRMAA from the coding sequence ATGGACTATGACGTGATTATCGTCGGGGCCGGCCCGGCAGGCATTTTTGCGGCACTGACCCTTGCAGACATGGGGGTTCCGCGTGTGCTTCTCCTTGAGAGAGGAAAAGATCTCAGCCTGCGCAGGCACCACAGTGTGGAGGACCGGCTCTGCGGATGGGGCGGCGCCGGCGCCTTCAGCGACGGAAAGCTGACCCTTTCCAGAGAGATCGGAGGGGTCTTGGGGGATTTCATCGGCCCGAGAGACCTTCAGGGCCTGCTGGAGCACACAGACGGGATGTATGTGGCGCACGGGGCCCCGGACCGCATCTTTGGCGAGGACTGGGTGCAGGTGGAGGCCCTGGCCGATCAGGCCAAACTGGCGGATCTTGAACTGATACCCAACCGCATCCGGCATATCGGCACTGAAAACTGCCCGATTGTACTGGAGCGGTTTCGGGCGTCCCTGGCCGGGCGGGTCGAGATACGTACGCAAACCGGGGTCAGGGACATCCTGGTGGACCAGGGAAGGGTCCAGGGGGTGCGGCTGGTCGACGGTCAATGTGTCCACGGGAGGTTTGTGGTGGTGGCACCGGGCAGATCCGGGGCCCCCTGGATGAAAAAGCAGGCAGAGGCCCTGGGCCTGAGGACCCGTTCCACTTCCGTGGACATCGGCGTGCGCGTGGAACTCCCGGCCCCGGTCCTCAAGACGATTACCGACGCCACCTATGAATCCAAACTGGTCCACTATTCGAAAACCTTTGACGAGAAGGTCCGGACCTTTTGCATGAATCCCTACGGTGAGGTGGTGACCGAAGAAAACGACGGCATCATCTCGGTAAACGGACACAGCTATGCTGAAAAAAGGAGCGAGAACACCAATTTTGCCATCCTGGTGAGCAGCTTCTTTACCGAGCCGTTTGATGACCCCATCGCCTATGGCCGGGATATCGCCAGACTTGCGAACCTGCTGGGCGGGGGCGTCATTATCCAGCGGCTGGGGGATCTTCTGGCAGGGAGACGCAGCACCCCGAAGCGGATCGACCGCTGTCTCACCAAGCCGACCCTGAGCGACGCCACGCCGGGGGATTTGAGTTTTGTTTTTCCCTACCGCCATCTCCTGAGCATTATTGAAATGCTCCAGGCCCTCGACCGGATCGCCCCAGGGGTCTATTCGCGGCATACGCTCCTGTATGGCGTAGAAGTGAAGTTCTACTCCAACCGGGCGGACATATCGGCTGAAATGGAGACGGCCATCCACAACCTCTTCGTGGTGGGAGACGGGGCGGGCATCACCCGGGGCCTGCTTCAGGCCTCGGCCAGCGGTACGCTTGCGGCAAGGGCCATTGGGAAGCGGATGGCGGCATGA
- a CDS encoding BrnA antitoxin family protein encodes MKDNDHQVREPLPEAFASEDEAGEFWDTHSTSDYEEYLEPVDAVIDIRRRRFEIEVDQETFYALNEYARKINVPVKRVASNILKENISSL; translated from the coding sequence ATGAAAGACAACGATCATCAAGTACGTGAGCCGCTTCCCGAGGCTTTTGCGTCCGAGGACGAGGCAGGGGAATTCTGGGACACGCACAGCACCTCCGACTACGAAGAATATCTGGAACCTGTCGATGCGGTCATCGATATCAGGCGCAGAAGATTCGAGATAGAGGTCGACCAGGAAACATTCTACGCCCTGAATGAATATGCCAGGAAGATCAACGTGCCCGTGAAGAGAGTGGCCAGCAATATCTTAAAGGAAAATATATCCTCTCTTTAG